ggttgtggagtatctcaaggctctggaggagtctttcgacaacctcgtggacgatcttgtggctgcccgcatggacttagtccggggcggtcctgccagcaggaaggagcttctccacacggcaccacctctgacattcgtctcgtcttcagcctcgtatgcaccggccgttttggccactgctcgccgtctgcctaccactgaggagttcgaccgagtcatcgctcctactccagtcagagccgcaccgcctaccgcacccgctctgccgcctgtcgctcccgcaccgtcaccgcagcgcagtgtcacgcgccaggagccagctagagaggaggtcgaggtggattctcctggaccgctgagtcttgccatcggcaagggaaaggaaatcttcaccatctccgactgagagcatcGAGTAGCCACacgttatgcctgcttgtatgatgtgctgttttatctgtacgctagtttgtattggtgtgtttgctgccttccggagtagtacgctagtataaataacatgtcaggatgtgtacgcgcatcctgagtgctgtatcatgtggttgtatttcgcgtgtaagatttgtgttaagcagttcttctccatgcaaaaccgcttatgttttcttgaaaaccttgagatCCTTTAAATTcattgcctttgcaagattttccttgtgctgcacagtttttctcatgggttttgcacaataataccccagactggaaaaatgtctcgcccgtggactcgctccatgcccaatcagccagaagaggtttacgggacgcagactagcaacaatttcactcagggtcagtccagtcaacacgacagcgaagcagccctgtctcaagtatgccgtctcttcgagcaaagccagcaacagcaccaagagatgatgaatcatgtcatcaacatgggaaaacaccgtgaaccctatcaacagcattccaagttatctgagttacgaagactcgcccctcaacttttgctcacaccgataggccgctggaagccgatgattggcttcgtgacattgaaaggaaactgattattgctcagtgctcagatcatgagaaggtgctttatgcaccacactatcttactggagcagctgcagcatggtgggaaaatttcctacacatgcacccccgtgaacacaacatcacctgggaagagttcaaggaaggcacGCTTGGCCTCAAACTGGTCAGAGAGGGTCTTCTCTCTTGCTTTCTCAGCCTTGGACTTGTGGATACTCTCCATGAGGACCCTCTTGTTCTTGAACATGTTACCTTGACCGTCAGCTTCAGGTACATGTCATGAAACATGCAAGCATCTCAACACGCTGGGCGCCAAGGCCGTGCTGGCCTTCTCGACCATGGTGCCGCTCTCGGAGATCGCCTTCGCCGTCCTGCTCCTCCCCTACCTTCTCCTGGCCACGCTCGCCTTCCCGCAGCGCCCCGGGAAGCCCAACCCGTCCTTGCCCGTCTTCCTCGGCCtcgcgcgcctcctcctcgccgcgcACACCGTGGGCGGGTTCCTCGTTGGTGCCGCACTCCCGGCGCTCTACGTACTTGACGGCCTCCGGTCCGGGGACACCACGGGGATCGCCGCCGCAGCCCCGCATGCGTTCCTGCTCTCCGCGCAAGTCTTCATTGAGGGGCTCACCACCGCGGTCCCGTGGCGGTTCTCGCTCCCCGTCAGGGCTACCGTACCGGTCATGTACAGCGCGCGCAGGATGTTCGTGGCAGGGGAGTGGCTCCGGCAGGAGATGGAGGGGGTGACTGCGGCGACGGGAAGGGAAGGGGCGGAGCGGCAGGAGGCTGGGCGGGTCGAGGAGTTCCcctgtggcggcggcggcagcgtaGGAAACCTAGTGCATGCGAGGGTAATCGAGGAGAAGAGCTGCTCGCACGATTGTTTAGAGAGTTTTTTCTCTCTGGAGGGTGAGAATCGGTGGAACCGGAGTGAGGGGTGGAAGGTGGGGGATGAAAAAAACCAGCGAAAATAAATCGTGGAGACTATTCACCAACTCAGATATTATGAGAAGAGATGTTGAGTTGGTGAATAGTATCCATGTTTTATTTTCGTCCGTTTTATTTCATTGGTTTTTTTTTCGTCCCCTCCCCCATCCCACCAGTTTAGTTTCACGTTACCCTCTCACAAAACGAAAAAAACTGAATTGATAAGAACTTTCTTTGCTGGCGCAATTTATTTAGTAGTGTCTTTATGTGAAAGAATCAATCACGGTCAATCTCTAAAAATCAAATCTAAATTAATTAATCTTACCTTAAATCACTCAATCACATTAATTAGGAAACACAATAATTGATTTTAAGAAAATTAATGTGTAAATCATAACAAGTTTTTTTATCTCTACTATCTAAAAAAACTTAAGGTTCCTTTTCCTGACCGCTTCCTGCCAGCCTTCGTCACACCTCCCTGATCCAATTGGTTTTTCACGTCCCGGATTTCCCCCCATGAGTAAAACTTTTAAAACCGGCCATAATAGCCAATCAATCAACGATAATTATGCAACGCCCATCCTGCATTAAAAGCCCATCTATGTCCGTGCACTGGATCGTAACCGCCGCATCGTGCTTGTGCACATCGCCACCGGCACCCGGGTCGCATTGCGGTCGCCGCCGCCATCCAACAGGTCACGTCCGCCTCACCCCATCTTCCAGGAGGCCTCCGTAAGCACCGCCGTCTTCTGCCGGATTGTGTCGTCTCCCGCCAACGCTGTCCACAATAGGATGCCTCCACCCTGCCTCGCCCCATCTTCTAGCTTGCGCGATCAGTGGTGCAAACGTACGCATGTCAATCTTGCAAGGTACGCAGCAGCAGCATCACTACAGATATCTTAAGCTAACTTGACTTTATCAGCGCATGCAAGCCTACGCAGATCCATCTTCTCGAACTGATGGACGCCCTTGTGCTACTGCTGTGACGCGAAgaggagaagtggccaacaatgAGGCAGTGCAGGAGACGGAGGCGAAGGTCCaagtgtcggcgtcctgggaacgggggtccccagacttgcctgcctgcggcccacgacgtggctccaccagcggccctgtacggcccatcttcaccagaaaacactcaagaccctcgcgaggggccaagcctcgcgaggcggacgacgcaagacctcctcgggggcggcctcactaggctgactcgcgaggggcggagagatcaaggcaaggggcacctcacgaggttcctgtgacgcaagccatgacgaccggggccaggcgggcgccagcgcgcgcagtgtccttgtttcctctttggtgctaaagaggcaagtgcaggcgaggagtcctgaggcatcaggcaaaggtttccatatcggtgcaacgagaccaagaccagcaggacgacaggacggaggtcaccgtggagcccaagacggagtcaccaccggagcctttggcaggcgaagaccacctttagtcaggataacttgtactagttgtctcccttcaaatttggtcgttgtggcatcccttcccgccagcatttgggaagaggaccagggcctctataaatagggctagccaccgcAGTGGGAAAAGGGAACCGATCTGGGGCAACTGATCTCGAGCCATttagatcatcctcaaccacacaagctcaccgagcacaagaacacctctcctcaggaggctgttcttcccctgtactagttcttccttagcccaagaggcaatccaccacaccacactagagtagggtgttacaccacatcggtggcccgaaccagtataaatcttgtgtccctttgttctgcgagttcgacgcactaagccttgagatcgcggtgagggtcTGAGCttgggggaggagagatcttcgtgcgcaccccagtgttcgaacctcaagggttttgccggaacccgaaatccgacatttggcgcgccaggtagggtgcgctgaagcctttctcccgccgatccgcgtcccatcgctccatcgcatccatggcggacgcgcgtcgagcccgcgcAGAGTGCTGGGCCGCCCTCTCCGCCCGTATCGCTCAGACATCCCCTGTAggcgggcctccccgtcattCCCCATCGCCcgttgttggggatattaccactgggcgtaaaccggccaggagaggccgggttaaccccataagtagttcatgattgggaacgtagtaatttcaaaaaaattcctacgcacacgcaagatcatggtgatgcatagcaacgagaggggagagtgttgtccacgtaccctcgtagaccgaaagcggaagcgttaacacaacgcagttgatgtagtcgtacgtcttcacgatccgaccgatcaagtaccgaacgtacggcacctccgagttcagcacatgttcagctcaatgacgtccctcgaactccaatccagccaagtgttgagggagagtttcgtcagcacgacggcgtggtgacgatgatgatgttctaccgacgcagggcttcgcctaagcaccgctacaatattatcgaggtgtaatatggtggaggggggcaccgcacacggctaagagatcaatatcaattgtgtgtctatggggtgcccccctacccccgtatataaaggagcaaggggggaggcggccggcctaggaggacggcgcgccaagggggggagtcctactcccaccgggagtaggactcctcctttccttgttggagtaggaaaagggaagggagaaggagaaagaaggaaggggcgcccccctccctagtccaattcggactagtccatggggaggggtgcggccgccctttggggcctttctctcctttcccgtatggcccattaaggcccaatacgaattcccgtaactctccggtactccgaaaaatatccgaatcactcggaacctttccgatgtccgaatatagtcgtccaatatatcgatctttacgtctcgaccatttcgagactcctcgtcaagtccctgatctcatccggaactccgaactccttcggtacatcaaaatatataaactcataatataactgtcatcgtaatgttaagcgtgcggaccctacgggttcgagaactatgtagacatgaccgagacacctctccggtcaataaccaatagcggaacctggatgctcatattggctcccacatattctacgaagatctttatcggtcaaaccgcataacaacatacgttgttccctttgtcaccggtatgttacttgcctgagattcgatcatcggtatctcaatacctagttcaatctcgttaccggcaagtctctttactcgttctgtaatacatcatcccgcaactaactcattagttacaatgcttgcaaggcttatagtgatgtgcattactgagtgggcccagagatacctctccgacaatcggagtgacaaatcctaatctcgaaatacgccaacccaacaagtaccttttgaaacacctgtagagcacctttataatcacccagttacgttgtgacgtttggtagcacacaaagtgttcctccggtaaacggcagttgcataatctcatagtcataggaacatgtataagtcatgaagaaagcaatagcaacatactaaa
This sequence is a window from Aegilops tauschii subsp. strangulata cultivar AL8/78 chromosome 7, Aet v6.0, whole genome shotgun sequence. Protein-coding genes within it:
- the LOC109787068 gene encoding uncharacterized protein codes for the protein MKEELAIHEDLCTDLEMFDMATRCARAKEGRLSLLELPEVDPEASGTCHETCKHLNTLGAKAVLAFSTMVPLSEIAFAVLLLPYLLLATLAFPQRPGKPNPSLPVFLGLARLLLAAHTVGGFLVGAALPALYVLDGLRSGDTTGIAAAAPHAFLLSAQVFIEGLTTAVPWRFSLPVRATVPVMYSARRMFVAGEWLRQEMEGVTAATGREGAERQEAGRVEEFPCGGGGSVGNLVHARVIEEKSCSHDCLESFFSLEGENRWNRSEGWKVGDEKNQRK